A genome region from Streptomyces sp. S4.7 includes the following:
- the ribH gene encoding 6,7-dimethyl-8-ribityllumazine synthase, giving the protein MSGKGAPELSVRNCGDLRVAVIAALWHERVMDGLVDGALRALRELGIDEPTVLRVPGSFELPVVAKVLADRGYDAVVALGVVIRGGTPHFDYVCQGVTQGLTKVSIDTGVPVGFGVLTCDTEEQALDRAGLEGSNEDKGHEAVTAAVATAATLRTVAEPWR; this is encoded by the coding sequence ATGAGCGGCAAGGGTGCACCCGAACTGTCCGTCCGCAACTGCGGCGACCTGCGGGTGGCGGTCATCGCGGCCCTGTGGCACGAGAGGGTCATGGACGGACTCGTCGACGGCGCCCTGCGCGCGCTGCGTGAACTGGGCATCGACGAGCCGACCGTGCTCAGGGTCCCCGGCAGCTTCGAGCTGCCCGTCGTCGCCAAGGTCCTCGCCGACCGCGGCTACGACGCCGTCGTCGCCCTCGGCGTCGTCATCCGCGGCGGGACCCCGCACTTCGACTACGTGTGCCAGGGCGTCACCCAGGGTCTGACCAAGGTCTCGATCGACACCGGGGTACCCGTCGGATTCGGCGTACTGACCTGCGACACCGAGGAGCAGGCGCTCGACCGGGCCGGGCTGGAGGGCTCCAACGAGGACAAGGGGCACGAGGCCGTCACCGCCGCCGTCGCCACGGCGGCCACCCTTCGTACGGTCGCCGAACCCTGGCGCTGA
- a CDS encoding phosphoribosyl-ATP diphosphatase produces MSKTFEELFTELQQKAATGDPSTSRTAELVDKGVHAIGKKVVEEAAEVWMAAEYEGPEATAEEISQLLYHVQVMMVARGISLDDVYSHL; encoded by the coding sequence ATGTCGAAGACGTTCGAGGAGCTCTTCACCGAGCTCCAGCAGAAGGCCGCCACGGGCGACCCCAGCACCTCCCGCACCGCCGAACTGGTGGACAAGGGGGTGCATGCCATCGGTAAGAAGGTCGTCGAAGAGGCCGCCGAGGTGTGGATGGCGGCCGAGTACGAGGGCCCCGAAGCCACCGCCGAGGAGATCTCGCAGCTGCTGTACCACGTCCAGGTGATGATGGTCGCGCGCGGGATCTCGCTCGACGACGTCTACTCCCATCTCTGA